From one Paenibacillus terrae HPL-003 genomic stretch:
- a CDS encoding HAMP domain-containing sensor histidine kinase: MIKKGIGRQIVLHYFFVVFLALLLVEVIFMIVIRAYYYDTIYKHVESRIQSVSEFAPKFKEPGQSLQSYLLNTFSLGDTELQLLDEKGNVIDNSTNFAAETSVQTSDVTQALAGDTGSWIGKQPGTGQQVMAVSKKLDNIVGDQVYIVRYTTSLEKVNDKLFTITIFSVGIMVAVLVIVFVVSTGLANSIVRPINNIRDVSAQMAQGRFDARIKGDYRFELGELASTLNYMAQEIARTNQIKDDFISSISHELRTPLTSIKGWSETLNSGGYDPEETKIGMQIISKETDRLIGLVEEILDFSKLEQDAMKLVMGTVDLRELLQEIMLNVWAKAEMKQIKLQLDSEETAYLVHGDGNRLKQVFLNIADNAIKFSHESSIIFLSLQRIGDNIEVSVQDTGIGISAENLARVRERFFQVDHQNGGTGLGLAISQQFVERHQGQMLIKSELGAGTTITVSLPALQDEQPVEPPQLI; the protein is encoded by the coding sequence ATGATCAAAAAAGGGATTGGCAGACAGATTGTGCTTCACTATTTTTTTGTGGTGTTCTTGGCGCTTCTGTTGGTAGAAGTCATTTTCATGATTGTAATCCGTGCATACTATTACGACACGATTTATAAGCATGTGGAAAGTCGTATCCAATCGGTAAGTGAGTTTGCACCCAAATTCAAGGAGCCGGGACAGTCCTTGCAGTCGTATTTGCTTAATACGTTTTCATTAGGGGATACGGAACTGCAATTGCTCGATGAGAAGGGGAATGTAATAGATAATTCCACGAACTTTGCGGCAGAAACAAGTGTACAAACCAGCGATGTGACGCAAGCATTAGCGGGGGATACGGGGAGCTGGATTGGGAAGCAACCTGGTACGGGTCAGCAAGTTATGGCGGTATCCAAAAAACTGGATAATATCGTAGGAGATCAGGTGTATATTGTTCGGTATACGACCTCGCTGGAAAAGGTCAACGACAAGCTATTTACCATTACGATCTTCTCCGTGGGCATCATGGTAGCTGTACTGGTTATTGTATTCGTGGTCAGTACAGGACTCGCTAATTCCATCGTTAGGCCGATTAACAATATCCGTGATGTATCAGCTCAGATGGCGCAAGGGCGATTTGATGCACGAATTAAAGGAGATTATCGCTTTGAGTTGGGTGAGCTGGCTTCGACACTAAACTACATGGCCCAGGAAATTGCTAGAACGAATCAAATCAAGGATGATTTTATCTCGTCCATTTCCCATGAGCTGCGTACGCCGCTAACTTCTATTAAGGGATGGAGTGAAACGCTAAATTCCGGCGGCTATGATCCTGAGGAGACGAAGATCGGGATGCAGATTATTTCCAAGGAGACGGATCGGCTGATCGGTTTGGTCGAGGAGATTCTTGATTTTTCCAAGCTGGAACAAGACGCAATGAAGCTTGTCATGGGAACGGTTGATCTGCGCGAGCTTTTGCAGGAGATTATGCTGAACGTATGGGCCAAAGCGGAAATGAAGCAAATTAAACTCCAGTTGGACTCGGAGGAAACGGCATACCTGGTTCATGGAGACGGCAACCGTCTGAAACAGGTGTTTTTAAACATTGCAGACAATGCCATTAAGTTCTCGCATGAAAGCTCTATTATTTTTCTGTCTCTGCAACGGATCGGAGACAACATCGAGGTGTCTGTGCAAGACACAGGAATCGGGATTAGCGCGGAGAATCTTGCCAGAGTAAGAGAACGATTTTTCCAGGTAGACCATCAGAATGGTGGTACGGGATTGGGATTGGCAATCTCGCAGCAGTTTGTGGAGCGCCATCAAGGGCAAATGCTTATCAAGAGTGAATTGGGAGCAGGCACCACCATTACAGTTTCATTGCCTGCTTTGCAAGATGAGCAGCCCGTAGAGCCACCACAACTTATTTAA
- a CDS encoding glucose-1-phosphate adenylyltransferase, producing the protein MFNKECIAMLLAGGEGRRLAPLTSTIAKPAVPFGGHYRIIDFPLSNCVNSDIDTVGVLTQYEAESLHEHIGDGTPWGLTKTNDKGITLLPSYNTDNAEYLGTADAIHKNIEYIDSQNPEHVLILSGDHIYYMNYREMLNYHKEKVAAATISVMEVPWDEAHRFGVMSADEELRVTEFAEKPEKPESNLASMGIYLFKWDYLKKYLVEDAKDEQSSHDFGKDIIPKMLSDQESLYVYEFQGYWKDVGTVKSLWDSHMDLLQEDCAIDLQRTDWPMYTRERRTRLSAHMLSNRKTEPLDSLLHDSCQVEGQIERSVVFSGVEIGKGSAIKESIVMPNTRIGRNVHIEHAIIGEGAVIRDGAVIRGNPSEIMVIGPNETVFGKMAVRPQTARMLKEAYERNTHLRAEGFTS; encoded by the coding sequence ATGTTTAATAAAGAATGCATTGCCATGCTGCTGGCAGGCGGAGAGGGACGCCGTCTTGCTCCCCTTACTTCAACGATTGCAAAACCCGCCGTACCCTTTGGCGGTCATTACCGAATTATCGATTTTCCTCTCAGCAACTGTGTTAATTCAGATATCGATACTGTAGGTGTGCTGACGCAATATGAGGCGGAATCCTTGCACGAGCATATTGGAGATGGAACTCCTTGGGGTCTTACCAAAACGAACGACAAGGGAATTACCTTACTTCCATCTTATAATACAGACAACGCTGAATATTTGGGAACGGCAGACGCTATTCATAAAAATATCGAATATATAGACAGTCAAAACCCGGAACACGTGCTTATTTTATCCGGTGATCATATTTACTATATGAACTATCGTGAAATGCTGAACTATCATAAGGAAAAAGTTGCTGCGGCTACGATTTCCGTTATGGAAGTACCTTGGGATGAAGCGCACCGCTTTGGTGTCATGAGTGCCGATGAGGAGCTGCGTGTCACCGAATTTGCTGAAAAGCCGGAGAAACCTGAAAGTAATCTGGCCTCTATGGGGATTTACCTGTTTAAGTGGGATTATTTGAAAAAATATTTGGTGGAGGACGCCAAGGATGAGCAATCCAGCCATGATTTCGGTAAAGACATCATTCCTAAAATGCTGTCGGATCAAGAATCCTTGTATGTTTACGAATTTCAAGGCTACTGGAAGGACGTAGGCACCGTTAAAAGCCTGTGGGATTCACATATGGATCTGTTGCAAGAGGATTGCGCTATTGACCTGCAACGGACAGACTGGCCTATGTATACACGTGAACGCCGTACAAGGTTGAGCGCACATATGCTATCTAACCGCAAAACGGAGCCATTAGACAGCCTCCTGCATGATTCTTGCCAAGTAGAAGGTCAAATTGAACGTTCCGTCGTATTTAGCGGTGTCGAGATAGGTAAAGGCTCGGCTATTAAGGAAAGTATCGTTATGCCTAACACCCGTATCGGTCGTAATGTTCATATTGAGCACGCGATTATCGGTGAAGGTGCTGTGATTCGTGACGGTGCAGTCATCAGGGGTAACCCGAGTGAAATTATGGTTATCGGGCCGAATGAAACGGTATTCGGTAAAATGGCGGTACGCCCACAAACAGCCCGTATGTTGAAAGAAGCTTATGAGCGCAACACACACCTGCGTGCTGAAGGTTTTACTTCATAA